GGTATTGAGGTGAATGGAAAGTTCAAGGCGTATCATTCGCCTGCATTGACTGAGAGCACAACAACTGACACTTTTGACGGAGAACTTATTACTATAGAGAAAAGCGACATTGGAGAAGTGCGCATGTTTATAGGGGAAAACAAGACTCAATTGCCGTATATTGCAGGTTTCTGGTTCTCATGGCTTGCAGTGCATCCCAATACGGAGCTTTATAAATAAATATAAAAAATATGGATGAACTAACACCAAAGAATGAATACGAAGAAAGAAAAAGAGCAAAACAAGAAATGCGAGACAGTTCGCATAAGTCTGCACAAAAAGCTCAATCTACCAAATCATTTATTGGATATTTTATTCTTGTTCTTATTCTTTTTGCTCTGGGGTATTGGTTTTTCGTATCGGTTAGAAATGAATTGCCCAAAAGCGAAGACTTCAGTGTGGTATTTGACGATCAAGGCAGAAATCATATTAAAGAAGGCGACGAACATCCGCCATACAATTCAAACCCACCTTCTTCAGGGTGGCACTACGCAAACCCCGCTCTCATTGGGTTTT
This genomic stretch from Patescibacteria group bacterium harbors:
- a CDS encoding DUF3105 domain-containing protein, coding for MDELTPKNEYEERKRAKQEMRDSSHKSAQKAQSTKSFIGYFILVLILFALGYWFFVSVRNELPKSEDFSVVFDDQGRNHIKEGDEHPPYNSNPPSSGWHYANPALIGFYDRDEALFDEQVIHNLEHGDIWIAYHPRISDSILEELETFDEAKVIITPRQSNDTDIALVAWRRIDSFDIENDMLDNQRIQDFISRYKNRGPERISGPSPQR